One window from the genome of Nocardioides panaciterrulae encodes:
- a CDS encoding type IV toxin-antitoxin system AbiEi family antitoxin domain-containing protein translates to MTTDSIPPLDGGFPLPLDEPFTRKQALAAGLNDRRLRFLVGRGLLKRPIVGVYVGAHVPDSTDLRARVVRLVAPPGAFVCDETAAWLHGARMAMAPNSHLFVPKVCFFRLADAGRIRSPLAVSGERTVTDEDLTTVGGVLTTTPLRTACDLGRLRRRDQAIAALDALLSLGVFTREELLLAIERFAKQRGVRQLRWLAPLADGRSESYGESVLRLRWYDAGLPTPQLQISVVVNGREVFRLDIGLEELLFAAEYNGEQWHTSAAQVAKDASRLTWLAEQRDWWIEVFDKGNVHGRGQDADVRLRRAFEEVKRRRGNPTIIL, encoded by the coding sequence ATGACAACTGACAGCATTCCGCCCCTCGACGGCGGATTCCCGCTCCCCCTCGACGAACCCTTCACCCGCAAGCAGGCGCTCGCCGCCGGCCTCAACGACCGGCGGTTGCGCTTCCTGGTGGGCCGAGGCCTGCTGAAGAGACCGATCGTCGGCGTCTACGTCGGCGCACACGTCCCCGACAGCACCGACCTGCGTGCCCGGGTGGTCCGACTGGTCGCGCCCCCGGGTGCCTTCGTCTGCGACGAGACCGCCGCGTGGCTGCACGGCGCGCGGATGGCCATGGCGCCCAACTCGCACCTGTTCGTGCCCAAGGTCTGCTTCTTCCGCCTGGCCGACGCCGGGCGGATCCGCAGCCCGCTCGCGGTCAGCGGCGAACGCACCGTCACCGACGAGGATCTGACCACCGTCGGCGGCGTGCTCACCACCACACCCCTGCGGACCGCCTGCGACCTGGGCCGGCTACGGAGGCGCGACCAGGCCATCGCCGCCCTGGACGCGCTGCTCTCCCTCGGCGTCTTCACCCGCGAGGAGCTCCTCCTGGCCATCGAGCGGTTCGCGAAACAGCGGGGGGTCAGGCAGCTGCGCTGGCTGGCGCCGCTCGCGGACGGACGCTCCGAGTCGTACGGCGAGTCGGTGCTCCGCCTGCGCTGGTACGACGCCGGGCTCCCGACCCCACAGCTCCAGATCTCCGTGGTGGTCAACGGCCGCGAGGTCTTCCGTCTCGACATCGGGCTCGAGGAGCTCCTCTTCGCCGCGGAGTACAACGGCGAGCAGTGGCACACCTCCGCCGCCCAGGTCGCGAAGGACGCCTCCCGGCTCACCTGGCTCGCCGAGCAGCGCGACTGGTGGATCGAGGTGTTCGACAAGGGCAACGTCCACGGCCGGGGGCAGGACGCCGACGTACGACTGCGGCGCGCGTTCGAGGAGGTCAAGCGTCGGCGGGGCAACCCGACGATCATCCTGTGA
- a CDS encoding acyl-CoA dehydrogenase family protein, which translates to MDFALSPRAEETCARMWDFMREEVFPSETEHAAYLREHGEHAYPPVLERLKESARGRGLWNLFLPHLSGMSNLEYAAVAEISGWSPVIAPEAINCQAPDSGNMETLDLFGTDEQKKRWLEPLLAGEIRSAFAMTEPDVASSDATNITTRISRDGDDYVINGRKWWISGVADERCEIFIVMGKTDPDAPAHRQQSMILVPRDTPGLSIERHLPIFGYQDQHGHSELVFHDVRVPATNLLAGEGDGFMVAQARLGPGRIHHAMRAIGMAERALGLMVDRAKSRVAFGRHLSEQGVVQELIAQSRIELDQARLLVYKTAWLIDTVGAKGARTEIAAIKVAAPAMATAVVDRAIEVFGAAGVSDDTPLAYFYAWARVLRIVDGPDAVHRRSIAREELRRERPYVG; encoded by the coding sequence ATGGACTTCGCCCTCTCGCCGCGCGCCGAGGAGACCTGCGCCCGGATGTGGGACTTCATGCGCGAGGAGGTGTTCCCGTCCGAGACCGAGCACGCGGCGTACCTCCGCGAGCACGGTGAGCACGCCTACCCGCCGGTGCTGGAGCGGCTCAAGGAGTCCGCCCGCGGGCGCGGCCTGTGGAACCTCTTCCTCCCGCACCTGTCCGGGATGAGCAACCTGGAGTACGCCGCGGTCGCGGAGATCTCCGGCTGGTCGCCGGTGATCGCGCCCGAGGCGATCAACTGCCAGGCGCCCGACAGCGGCAACATGGAGACCCTCGACCTGTTCGGCACCGACGAGCAGAAGAAGCGGTGGCTCGAGCCGCTGCTGGCGGGGGAGATCCGTTCGGCGTTCGCGATGACCGAGCCCGACGTGGCCTCCTCCGACGCCACCAACATCACGACGCGAATCAGCCGGGACGGCGACGACTACGTCATCAACGGTCGCAAGTGGTGGATCAGCGGGGTCGCCGACGAGCGCTGCGAGATCTTCATCGTGATGGGCAAGACCGATCCCGACGCCCCCGCCCACCGGCAGCAGTCGATGATCCTGGTCCCGCGCGACACCCCCGGGCTCTCGATCGAGCGGCACCTGCCGATCTTCGGCTACCAGGATCAGCACGGGCACTCCGAGCTGGTCTTCCACGACGTGCGGGTGCCGGCCACGAACCTCCTCGCCGGCGAGGGCGACGGGTTCATGGTCGCCCAGGCCCGCCTCGGACCCGGCCGGATCCACCACGCCATGCGCGCGATCGGGATGGCCGAACGGGCGCTGGGGCTGATGGTCGACCGGGCGAAGTCCCGGGTGGCCTTCGGCCGGCACCTCTCCGAGCAGGGCGTCGTGCAGGAGCTGATCGCCCAGTCCCGCATCGAGCTCGACCAGGCCCGGCTGCTCGTCTACAAGACCGCCTGGCTGATCGACACCGTCGGCGCGAAGGGCGCCCGCACCGAGATCGCCGCGATCAAGGTGGCGGCGCCGGCGATGGCGACCGCGGTCGTCGACCGGGCGATCGAGGTGTTCGGTGCCGCGGGCGTCAGCGACGACACGCCCCTGGCCTACTTCTATGCGTGGGCGCGGGTGCTGCGCATCGTCGACGGCCCCGACGCGGTCCACCGGCGCTCGATCGCGCGCGAGGAGCTGCGGCGCGAACGCCCGTACGTCGGCTGA
- a CDS encoding phosphotransferase family protein: MVRPDRLGPALAARLGDDRWRTCTATLVSGGKSNLTFEVASPAGVVVLRRPPTGALLPSAHDMGREARVQRALRPTDVPVPEILLEDDTGEILGAPCYVMERVAGHVIRSRLPEGYAGSPAGKVAIADALVDVLARLHAVDIDAVGLRGHGRPEGFLERQIRRWTGQWERSATHEVPAVDELGRRLAATLPPSYGSAVVHGDYRLDNCLMHPTDPGRVAAVLDWELSTLGDPLTDLGLLLFYWREPGEREPSLTPAVTRTPGFPGRAHLVERYAAATGADLQHLGFYEAFAHFKFAVIAQGIAARVAAGAMAGQHFGDLDGEVVATAEAGLARLAQEG; encoded by the coding sequence GTGGTCCGTCCCGACCGCCTCGGCCCGGCGCTCGCCGCGCGGCTCGGCGACGACCGGTGGCGGACCTGCACGGCCACCCTGGTCAGCGGCGGCAAGTCCAACCTGACCTTCGAGGTCGCCAGCCCCGCCGGGGTCGTGGTGCTGCGCCGGCCGCCGACCGGTGCGCTGCTGCCCTCGGCGCACGACATGGGCCGGGAGGCGCGGGTGCAGCGCGCGCTGCGCCCCACCGACGTGCCGGTCCCGGAGATCCTGCTCGAGGACGACACCGGCGAGATCCTCGGGGCGCCCTGCTACGTCATGGAGCGGGTGGCGGGCCACGTCATCCGCTCCCGGCTGCCGGAGGGGTACGCCGGGTCGCCGGCCGGCAAGGTCGCGATCGCGGACGCGCTCGTCGACGTGCTCGCGCGGCTGCACGCGGTCGACATCGACGCGGTCGGCCTGCGCGGCCACGGCCGGCCGGAGGGTTTCCTCGAGCGGCAGATCCGGCGCTGGACCGGCCAGTGGGAGCGGTCGGCCACGCACGAGGTGCCGGCCGTCGACGAGCTCGGTCGCCGGCTGGCCGCCACGCTGCCCCCGTCGTACGGCTCCGCGGTCGTGCACGGCGACTACCGGCTCGACAACTGCCTGATGCACCCGACCGATCCCGGCCGGGTCGCGGCGGTGCTGGACTGGGAGCTGTCCACGCTCGGCGACCCGCTCACCGACCTCGGCCTGCTGCTGTTCTACTGGCGCGAGCCCGGGGAGCGCGAGCCGTCGCTGACGCCCGCGGTCACCCGGACTCCCGGCTTCCCGGGGCGGGCGCACCTCGTGGAGCGCTACGCCGCGGCCACCGGCGCGGACCTGCAGCACCTGGGCTTCTACGAGGCCTTCGCCCACTTCAAGTTCGCCGTGATCGCCCAGGGCATCGCCGCGCGCGTCGCGGCCGGGGCGATGGCCGGACAGCACTTCGGCGACCTCGACGGCGAGGTCGTCGCCACCGCCGAGGCCGGGCTCGCCCGGCTGGCACAGGAAGGATGA
- a CDS encoding AMP-binding protein, with translation MTTYTERPWLSLYREGTPADITPEHRTMLDLFAATLARSPDAVAIRYFDGVLSFADLDTRSDALAVALAERGFAAGDRLAIYTQNNPAFVIGLLAAWKAGGCAVAINPMNKARELTYLLADSGATALLCLEELYTAVARDVLAAGEVRVSTVVTCSPLDEQTRDDERLFAGATRGGAEGGALDLEQVFAEYAGRRPDPASPQGEDVAILTYTSGTTGVPKGAMNTHANLAFNAQTYRDWMGLGADDAVLGVAPLFHITGLVGHVGIALLAGCPLVLAHRFEANVVMDAIREHRPTFTVGSITVFIALSGLAGVTKEDWSSFRMLYSGGAPIAPAVTDGFEAKTGLYIHNIYGLTETNSPSHAVPLGVKAPVDPASGALSVGVPVFNTVVRILDEDGKEAPVGEIGEIVTSGPQVVPGYWQKPEATEQSLPGGELRTGDVGFMDEQGWFYLVDRKKDMINAAGYKVWPREVEDVLYGHPAVREAAVVGVPDEYRGESVKAFVSLKPGEHVTEEDLIDYARSQMAAYKYPRSIEFLDELPKTTTGKILRRELRASVT, from the coding sequence GTGACGACCTACACCGAGCGCCCGTGGCTCTCGCTCTACCGCGAGGGCACGCCGGCCGACATCACCCCCGAGCACCGGACCATGCTCGACCTGTTCGCGGCGACCCTCGCCCGGAGCCCCGATGCCGTGGCGATCCGGTACTTCGACGGGGTGCTCAGCTTCGCCGACCTCGACACCCGCTCCGACGCCCTGGCGGTGGCGCTGGCCGAGCGCGGCTTCGCCGCGGGCGACCGGCTGGCGATCTACACGCAGAACAACCCGGCGTTCGTCATCGGGCTGCTCGCGGCGTGGAAGGCGGGCGGCTGCGCGGTCGCGATCAACCCGATGAACAAGGCCCGCGAGCTGACCTACCTGCTCGCGGACTCCGGTGCCACCGCGCTGCTGTGCCTCGAGGAGCTCTACACGGCCGTGGCACGGGACGTGCTCGCGGCCGGCGAGGTCAGGGTGAGCACGGTGGTCACGTGCTCGCCGCTGGACGAGCAGACCCGCGACGACGAGCGGCTGTTCGCCGGCGCCACCCGTGGCGGCGCCGAGGGCGGCGCGCTCGACCTCGAGCAGGTCTTCGCCGAGTACGCCGGCCGCCGGCCGGACCCGGCCTCGCCGCAGGGCGAGGACGTGGCGATCCTGACCTACACCTCGGGCACCACCGGGGTGCCCAAGGGCGCGATGAACACCCACGCCAACCTGGCCTTCAACGCCCAGACCTACCGGGACTGGATGGGCCTGGGCGCGGACGACGCCGTGCTCGGGGTCGCGCCGCTGTTCCACATCACCGGCCTGGTCGGCCACGTGGGGATCGCGCTGCTGGCCGGCTGCCCCCTCGTCCTGGCCCACCGGTTCGAGGCGAACGTGGTGATGGACGCGATCCGCGAGCACCGACCGACGTTCACGGTCGGCTCGATCACGGTCTTCATCGCGCTCTCGGGCCTGGCCGGCGTGACGAAGGAGGACTGGTCGTCCTTCCGGATGCTCTACTCCGGCGGGGCCCCGATCGCCCCCGCGGTCACCGACGGGTTCGAGGCGAAGACCGGCCTCTACATCCACAACATCTACGGGCTGACCGAGACCAACAGCCCGTCCCACGCCGTACCGCTCGGGGTGAAGGCGCCCGTCGACCCCGCGTCGGGAGCGCTGTCGGTGGGCGTGCCGGTCTTCAACACGGTGGTGCGGATCCTCGACGAGGACGGCAAGGAGGCCCCGGTCGGGGAGATCGGCGAGATCGTCACCTCCGGGCCCCAGGTCGTGCCGGGCTACTGGCAGAAGCCCGAGGCCACCGAGCAGTCGTTGCCCGGCGGTGAGCTGCGCACCGGCGACGTCGGGTTCATGGACGAGCAGGGCTGGTTCTACCTCGTCGACCGCAAGAAGGACATGATCAACGCGGCCGGCTACAAGGTGTGGCCGCGCGAGGTCGAGGATGTCCTCTACGGCCACCCCGCGGTGCGCGAGGCTGCGGTGGTCGGTGTGCCCGACGAGTACCGTGGCGAGAGCGTCAAGGCGTTCGTCTCGCTCAAGCCGGGCGAGCACGTCACCGAGGAGGATCTGATCGACTACGCGCGTTCGCAGATGGCGGCGTACAAGTACCCGCGCTCCATCGAGTTCCTCGACGAGCTGCCCAAGACCACGACCGGCAAGATCTTGCGACGCGAGCTGCGCGCGTCGGTCACGTGA
- a CDS encoding cyclase family protein codes for MTDVPTMDELLKDSPKNWGKWGPDDEVGALNYLTAEEVLRGVRHVRSGQVFTLQRLIGDPLGDPVWPGRSPAVKTMILDESSWDGADAPQFPGGLHYADDKIDAFLQGSTQYDALGHVWYGGQIWNGYDARSTVGGLDRASVAPIAERGVAGRGVLLDMARFRGKDNLDKAETFTHEDLLACAKAQGVEIEPHDVLVIRTNFLRLFFEQGEKFYEGFCEPGLVYSPELVSWFQDMEIPNLVTDTIANEVTTDPNNGTALPLHCALMRNLGVTLTEICDLEKLAESCAADGQYTFLYAAAPLKVHQASGSPVNPLAIK; via the coding sequence ATGACCGACGTCCCCACCATGGATGAGCTGCTCAAGGACTCCCCGAAGAACTGGGGCAAGTGGGGGCCCGACGACGAGGTCGGCGCCCTGAACTACCTCACCGCCGAGGAGGTGCTGCGCGGGGTCCGGCACGTCCGGTCCGGACAGGTGTTCACGCTGCAGCGCCTGATCGGCGACCCGCTGGGCGACCCGGTCTGGCCGGGGCGCTCGCCGGCGGTCAAGACGATGATCCTCGACGAGTCCTCGTGGGACGGCGCGGACGCGCCCCAGTTCCCAGGTGGGCTGCACTACGCCGACGACAAGATCGACGCCTTCCTGCAGGGCTCCACGCAGTACGACGCGCTCGGCCACGTCTGGTACGGCGGCCAGATCTGGAACGGCTACGACGCCCGATCCACCGTCGGAGGTCTCGACCGGGCGAGCGTGGCGCCGATCGCCGAACGCGGGGTGGCCGGCCGCGGGGTGCTGCTCGACATGGCCCGGTTCCGGGGCAAGGACAACCTGGACAAGGCCGAGACGTTCACCCACGAGGACCTGCTCGCCTGCGCGAAGGCCCAGGGCGTCGAGATCGAGCCGCACGACGTGCTGGTCATCCGCACCAACTTCCTGCGGCTCTTCTTCGAGCAGGGCGAGAAGTTCTACGAGGGCTTCTGCGAGCCCGGCCTGGTCTACAGCCCCGAGCTGGTGTCGTGGTTCCAGGACATGGAGATCCCCAACCTGGTCACCGACACGATCGCCAACGAGGTGACCACCGACCCCAACAACGGCACCGCGCTGCCGCTGCACTGCGCGCTGATGCGCAACCTCGGCGTCACGCTCACCGAGATCTGCGACCTCGAGAAGCTCGCCGAGTCCTGCGCCGCGGACGGCCAGTACACCTTCCTCTACGCGGCCGCGCCGCTGAAGGTGCACCAGGCCAGCGGCTCGCCGGTGAACCCGTTGGCGATCAAGTGA
- a CDS encoding TetR family transcriptional regulator, whose amino-acid sequence MVSMGTLGAGEEVRRQRLLHGITLRELAGRLGVSAATVSAIENGRTRISLERLHRVAEVLDVPVATLVPGAATTPVAAHPAPTIPAEPTVAAPTGHWRDFAPLPIDGVLAGAIRAFVAIGYHGASMRSIAQLAGMSVPGVYHHYPSKQDLLVRVFDLTMTDLIWRVEQARAEGRDPVARVSLVVEALALFHARRNDLAFIGASEMRSLDPENYRRIARLRSDVQRLLDDQIAEAIAAGGLDVAYPADAGRAIATMCTSLAQWFHPGGPTTPEQVAREYARFALSMLGLPLEARRVGAR is encoded by the coding sequence ATGGTCAGCATGGGAACCCTCGGTGCGGGCGAGGAGGTACGCCGCCAACGGCTGCTGCACGGCATCACCCTGCGCGAGCTGGCCGGCCGGCTCGGCGTCAGCGCGGCGACGGTGAGCGCCATCGAGAACGGGCGCACCCGCATCTCCCTCGAGCGGCTGCACCGGGTGGCGGAGGTCCTCGACGTCCCGGTCGCCACCCTGGTGCCCGGCGCCGCGACCACGCCCGTGGCCGCCCACCCCGCCCCCACGATCCCGGCCGAGCCCACCGTGGCCGCCCCGACCGGGCACTGGCGCGACTTCGCGCCGCTCCCGATCGACGGCGTGCTCGCCGGCGCGATCCGCGCCTTCGTGGCGATCGGCTACCACGGTGCGAGCATGCGCTCGATCGCCCAGCTGGCCGGCATGAGCGTGCCGGGGGTCTACCACCACTACCCCAGCAAGCAGGACCTGTTGGTGCGCGTCTTCGACCTGACCATGACCGACCTGATCTGGCGCGTGGAGCAGGCCCGGGCGGAGGGTCGGGACCCGGTCGCGCGGGTCTCCCTGGTCGTCGAGGCGCTCGCCCTCTTCCACGCCCGCCGCAACGACCTGGCCTTCATCGGGGCCAGCGAGATGCGCAGCCTCGACCCCGAGAACTACCGGCGCATCGCCCGGCTGCGCAGCGACGTCCAGCGGCTGCTCGACGACCAGATCGCCGAGGCGATCGCGGCCGGCGGCCTCGACGTCGCCTATCCCGCGGACGCCGGTAGGGCGATCGCCACGATGTGCACCTCGCTGGCGCAGTGGTTCCACCCCGGCGGACCCACGACGCCGGAGCAGGTGGCGCGGGAGTACGCCCGGTTCGCGCTCAGCATGCTCGGCCTGCCACTCGAAGCCCGTCGAGTCGGCGCTCGTTGA
- a CDS encoding hydroxyacid-oxoacid transhydrogenase: protein MSEQHAQQQSETVFTYGAPQLKYGPGASDEVGYDLSQYGVSRALVVTDPGVGSTGLPQRVADQMGRFGIEAVVFDGAHVEPTDESLQQAVDFARDAGPFDAYVAVGGGSSIDTAKAINLMMTNDGELMDYVNVPVGQGRNPERPLKPLVALPTTAGTGSESTTVCVLDVLSLKVKTGISHPRLRPTLAVIDPDLTLTQPPGVTAASGMDILCHALESYTARWYTTYDRKQPEQRVPYCGSNPIADMWSEKAMTLLGKAFRTAVHHGDDREARQDMALAATFAGMGFGNAGVHIPHANGYPIAGRVRDFHPKDYPEDHAMVPHGMSVALTAPEAFRFTFDAAPERHLRAAALLDPTRSPDEGDRDTLPSVVIDLMRDIDIPNGIGAVGYVESDVDDLVEGTLKQQRLLATCPKEVTAEDVAAIFRASLQLW, encoded by the coding sequence ATGTCGGAGCAGCACGCACAGCAGCAGTCCGAGACGGTCTTCACCTACGGGGCGCCCCAGCTGAAGTACGGCCCCGGCGCGTCGGACGAGGTCGGCTACGACCTCTCCCAGTACGGCGTCTCCCGCGCGCTCGTCGTCACCGACCCCGGCGTGGGCTCGACCGGGCTCCCGCAGCGGGTCGCCGACCAGATGGGCCGGTTCGGCATCGAGGCCGTGGTCTTCGACGGTGCGCACGTCGAGCCGACCGACGAGAGCCTGCAGCAGGCCGTGGACTTCGCGCGCGACGCCGGACCGTTCGACGCGTACGTCGCCGTGGGCGGCGGCTCGAGCATCGACACGGCCAAGGCCATCAACCTGATGATGACCAACGACGGCGAGCTGATGGACTACGTCAACGTCCCGGTCGGGCAGGGGCGCAACCCCGAGCGGCCGCTCAAGCCGCTGGTCGCGCTCCCCACCACCGCCGGCACCGGCAGCGAGAGCACCACCGTCTGCGTGCTCGACGTGCTCAGCCTGAAGGTCAAGACCGGCATCAGCCACCCGCGGCTGCGCCCGACCCTGGCCGTCATCGATCCCGACCTGACCCTCACCCAGCCCCCGGGCGTGACGGCGGCCAGCGGCATGGACATCCTCTGCCACGCGCTGGAGAGCTACACCGCTCGGTGGTACACCACCTACGACCGCAAGCAGCCCGAGCAGCGGGTGCCCTACTGCGGCTCGAACCCGATCGCGGACATGTGGTCGGAGAAGGCGATGACGCTGCTGGGCAAGGCCTTCCGCACTGCCGTCCACCACGGCGACGACCGCGAGGCCCGCCAGGACATGGCCCTGGCCGCCACCTTCGCCGGCATGGGCTTCGGCAACGCCGGCGTGCACATCCCGCACGCCAACGGCTACCCGATCGCCGGCCGGGTTCGCGACTTCCACCCCAAGGACTACCCGGAGGACCACGCGATGGTGCCGCACGGCATGTCGGTGGCGCTCACCGCGCCGGAGGCGTTCCGGTTCACCTTCGACGCGGCTCCGGAGCGGCACCTGCGCGCGGCGGCGCTGCTGGACCCGACGCGGTCGCCGGACGAGGGGGACCGCGACACGCTGCCGTCGGTGGTCATCGACCTGATGCGCGACATCGACATCCCGAACGGGATCGGCGCGGTCGGCTACGTCGAGTCCGACGTCGACGACCTGGTCGAGGGCACGCTCAAGCAGCAGCGGCTGCTGGCCACCTGCCCCAAGGAGGTCACCGCCGAGGACGTGGCCGCGATCTTCCGGGCCTCCCTGCAGCTCTGGTAG
- a CDS encoding metallophosphoesterase, with the protein MQFGQYPAPRHVVAHVSDPHLLAGSLQYGVIDTAAHLERALARLDAIRPRPQVLVFTGDLADRAEPAAYARLRELVEPAAAAMGAEVVWVIGNHDERAPYAKALFDSDDDGPQDRVHEVDGLRIVALDTSVPGYHHGEIADDQLAWLAEVLATPAPHGTLLALHHPPIPVPMLRAAELIELLDQHRLAEVLAGSDVRSILGGHFHFSSFSTFAGIPVSVASATCYALDPGARDRFLSSVDGHQAVNMLHLYDDRVVHTIVPVTPAPEVEGFPAAVEAQVEALTPEQRRDLVSRKDSPLYTGELRVDGVEEGGGAP; encoded by the coding sequence GTGCAGTTCGGTCAGTACCCCGCCCCGCGCCACGTCGTCGCCCACGTGAGCGACCCGCACCTGCTCGCCGGCTCGCTGCAGTACGGCGTGATCGACACCGCGGCCCACCTCGAGCGGGCCCTGGCGCGGCTCGATGCGATCCGGCCCCGGCCGCAGGTGCTGGTGTTCACCGGCGACCTGGCCGACCGCGCCGAGCCGGCGGCGTACGCCCGGCTCCGCGAGCTCGTCGAGCCGGCCGCGGCCGCGATGGGCGCCGAGGTGGTGTGGGTGATCGGCAACCACGACGAGCGGGCGCCCTATGCGAAGGCTCTCTTCGACAGCGACGACGACGGCCCCCAGGACCGGGTGCACGAGGTCGACGGGCTGCGGATCGTGGCCCTCGACACCAGCGTGCCGGGCTACCACCACGGCGAGATCGCCGACGACCAGCTGGCCTGGCTCGCCGAGGTGCTCGCGACGCCGGCGCCGCACGGCACCCTGCTGGCGCTGCACCACCCGCCGATCCCGGTGCCCATGCTGCGGGCGGCCGAGCTCATCGAGCTGCTCGACCAGCACCGCCTCGCCGAGGTGCTCGCCGGCTCCGACGTGCGCAGCATCCTCGGCGGCCACTTCCACTTCTCGAGCTTCTCCACCTTCGCCGGCATCCCGGTCTCGGTGGCCTCGGCGACCTGTTACGCCCTCGACCCCGGCGCGCGGGACCGGTTCCTGTCCAGCGTGGACGGGCACCAGGCGGTGAACATGCTGCACCTCTACGACGACCGGGTCGTGCACACGATCGTGCCGGTGACGCCGGCGCCTGAAGTGGAGGGGTTCCCGGCCGCCGTCGAGGCCCAGGTCGAGGCGCTCACGCCCGAGCAGCGCCGCGACCTGGTCTCCCGCAAGGACTCCCCGCTCTACACCGGCGAGCTGCGGGTCGACGGGGTCGAGGAGGGCGGCGGCGCGCCCTGA